A single window of Desulfovibrio sp. G11 DNA harbors:
- a CDS encoding type IV secretory system conjugative DNA transfer family protein: protein MEYFNIEHWKWLFSQDFFDILSFVMNDGVLKVVAATILLGVAWCVWYVAIRERPVTTHGSAAWGGAEDAEKAGLVAKPGDRVLLGKIGDKWLGAEYHSLVCAKTRGGKGVGVIIPTLLTYRGSIICNDIKGENYAITAARREAMGQNVYCVDPYGEIAERTHCFNPLDYIKAGSPDATTLARSLAHTMSGTGEEDFWTKSGRSMLVTFILYVCAKFEGGERNLGKVREMLTQSAEKKTAMLKEMQGMDEFDGNIAKGANKILEIQGDGDEKNEMLLSIFATVDTMCDFLDDPRIAHVLSRTDFRLEMFKYEPSSLYVVVSPGNLAVSQMLLRMIYSYALNQNQKNERPVAAQELELQKMKHPLVFLMDEFAQLGKFDAVKNAMPIAAGFDIRFCIIIQGLSQLTDHYKDGGQEFLNNAIKLFIGAEDTKTAEQISEMCGDTTVQTQSKDEKSGRMTSSYTSRRLVTVGEAMQAKVEKPFLLAGGMKPLRIDRITYYSDKFFAGKYGKYSAG from the coding sequence ATGGAATATTTCAATATTGAACATTGGAAGTGGCTGTTTTCGCAGGACTTTTTTGATATTCTGTCGTTTGTTATGAATGATGGAGTGCTGAAGGTCGTGGCTGCTACAATTCTGCTGGGGGTGGCGTGGTGTGTGTGGTATGTGGCTATACGGGAACGGCCCGTGACTACGCACGGTAGCGCGGCGTGGGGCGGGGCTGAAGATGCGGAGAAGGCCGGGCTTGTGGCGAAGCCTGGGGACAGGGTCTTGCTCGGGAAAATCGGCGATAAATGGCTTGGGGCAGAGTATCACTCTTTAGTGTGTGCAAAAACTCGCGGCGGGAAAGGCGTTGGCGTTATCATACCGACACTACTTACATATCGTGGCAGCATTATATGCAACGATATTAAGGGCGAAAACTACGCTATTACAGCGGCGCGGCGTGAGGCTATGGGGCAAAACGTGTATTGTGTAGACCCGTACGGGGAGATAGCGGAACGGACGCATTGTTTTAATCCGCTTGACTACATAAAAGCGGGCAGCCCTGATGCCACAACGCTAGCGCGTTCCTTAGCGCATACTATGTCGGGGACAGGGGAAGAAGACTTCTGGACGAAATCGGGGCGTAGCATGCTTGTTACGTTCATCCTGTACGTATGCGCTAAGTTTGAGGGAGGGGAAAGAAACTTGGGTAAGGTCCGGGAAATGCTTACTCAAAGTGCGGAAAAGAAAACTGCAATGCTGAAAGAAATGCAAGGCATGGATGAGTTTGACGGCAATATTGCAAAAGGCGCTAACAAAATCCTTGAAATTCAAGGAGATGGCGACGAAAAAAACGAAATGCTGCTGAGCATTTTTGCAACTGTAGACACGATGTGCGATTTTCTTGATGATCCGAGAATTGCGCATGTACTGAGTCGTACAGATTTTCGGCTCGAAATGTTTAAATACGAGCCTTCAAGCTTATATGTGGTAGTGTCGCCCGGCAATTTGGCTGTATCTCAGATGCTTTTGCGCATGATATATAGCTATGCGCTAAACCAAAATCAGAAAAATGAGCGGCCGGTGGCGGCGCAAGAACTGGAATTGCAGAAGATGAAACATCCCCTGGTGTTTCTTATGGACGAATTTGCACAGCTAGGCAAATTTGATGCAGTCAAAAATGCTATGCCAATTGCTGCTGGCTTTGACATACGCTTTTGCATTATAATACAGGGGCTTAGCCAGCTTACTGATCACTATAAAGATGGTGGTCAAGAGTTTTTGAACAATGCGATAAAATTGTTCATCGGGGCGGAAGACACAAAAACGGCGGAGCAAATATCTGAAATGTGTGGCGATACAACAGTTCAAACGCAGTCCAAAGATGAAAAGTCTGGGCGGATGACTAGTAGTTATACGTCCCGGCGGCTGGTGACGGTGGGCGAAGCGATGCAAGCTAAGGTTGAAAAGCCTTTTCTGCTCGCGGGCGGTATGAAGCCGTTGCGGATAGACCGGATAACGTACTATAGCGATAAATTTTTTGCAGGGAAATACGGCAAATATAGTGCCGGATAA
- a CDS encoding DUF927 domain-containing protein: MSILTEPKIEKLKRQKRPKKQVVSVKMEEKPEKPKKEKKAERLEYFQNREDGLFLITGWMKENGPEIEREIRMGDSLTIRARACEDGGEGWGIWLEWQDPNGLQHRWVMPAAMLSQPGSAWLSALQDGGYIADPSCAAQIKKYLATQTVPDRARVTKKTGWTADSVFVLPDAAIGAAEGEEVILAAGGSAAYAQGGTMEGWQQLAKQAQGNSRLVFALSAALAGPLLYITGQESGGFNFVGASSTGKSTALRLAASVWGGPDYVKSWRTTDNAAEGTAVFHNDSLLILDELGQATAKTCSEMSYMLSNGAGKTRASRDGTARAVQTWRVLFLSSGEVGLADKLAEAGQRPKAGQEVRLVDFPADAGAGMGIFEQVEKGMTPGQTALDIKDAVKRDYGHAGRAFVSALVTGNGEAEKWVRDNLAEQTAAICPAGADGQVQRVASRFALCAVAGMFAVKNGILPLTEQDITSAAKTCFNSWVCNRGGIGSGEDQKIIETLHCFIETHGQSRFQDLNPAEDKNGNARIQTVVNRAGFRDGNTFYILQEQWKMQVFQGFDAKRAAKILNEKGYLKGREKGRLLSKETLPDLGATRCYVVRLPESEE, from the coding sequence ATGAGCATTTTGACTGAACCCAAAATTGAAAAGCTGAAAAGGCAGAAAAGACCAAAAAAACAGGTTGTTAGCGTTAAAATGGAGGAAAAGCCTGAAAAGCCGAAAAAAGAGAAAAAGGCGGAAAGGCTGGAATATTTCCAGAATCGTGAAGATGGGCTGTTTCTGATTACCGGTTGGATGAAAGAAAACGGGCCGGAAATCGAGAGAGAAATAAGGATGGGGGATAGCCTGACGATACGCGCCCGCGCATGTGAAGATGGCGGCGAAGGCTGGGGAATATGGCTTGAGTGGCAGGATCCGAACGGATTGCAGCACCGCTGGGTTATGCCTGCGGCTATGCTTAGTCAGCCCGGCAGTGCGTGGCTGTCCGCTTTGCAGGACGGCGGGTATATTGCAGACCCGTCCTGTGCTGCGCAAATTAAAAAATACTTAGCTACGCAGACAGTGCCGGACCGGGCGCGAGTGACGAAAAAAACGGGATGGACAGCGGACAGCGTTTTTGTGTTGCCGGACGCAGCTATTGGAGCGGCGGAAGGCGAGGAAGTGATTCTTGCTGCTGGAGGCAGCGCCGCCTACGCACAAGGCGGAACAATGGAAGGCTGGCAGCAGTTGGCGAAGCAGGCGCAAGGCAATAGCAGGCTTGTTTTTGCGTTGAGTGCCGCGCTGGCGGGTCCCCTGCTGTATATTACTGGACAAGAAAGCGGTGGCTTCAATTTTGTTGGGGCTTCAAGCACGGGCAAATCCACTGCGTTAAGGTTGGCGGCATCAGTGTGGGGCGGGCCTGATTATGTGAAAAGCTGGAGAACTACGGACAACGCGGCTGAAGGGACGGCGGTTTTTCATAATGATTCGCTGTTGATTTTGGACGAGCTCGGGCAAGCAACTGCAAAAACTTGTTCTGAAATGTCTTACATGCTTAGCAATGGCGCGGGCAAGACCAGGGCGAGCCGGGACGGCACGGCAAGGGCGGTTCAGACGTGGCGGGTGCTGTTTTTGAGCAGCGGCGAAGTAGGACTTGCGGACAAGCTGGCAGAAGCGGGACAGCGTCCGAAAGCCGGGCAAGAAGTGCGCCTGGTGGACTTCCCGGCAGACGCCGGAGCGGGCATGGGCATTTTTGAGCAGGTGGAGAAAGGGATGACGCCTGGACAGACGGCTCTGGATATCAAGGATGCCGTAAAACGCGATTACGGACATGCAGGGCGGGCGTTTGTGTCGGCGCTGGTTACGGGCAATGGCGAGGCGGAAAAGTGGGTCAGGGACAACCTGGCGGAGCAGACAGCCGCCATCTGCCCCGCGGGCGCGGACGGACAAGTGCAGCGTGTGGCGTCCAGATTTGCGCTGTGCGCTGTGGCTGGCATGTTTGCTGTCAAAAATGGCATATTGCCGCTTACAGAACAGGACATCACAAGCGCGGCAAAAACCTGTTTTAATTCGTGGGTTTGCAATCGGGGAGGCATTGGTAGCGGCGAAGACCAAAAAATAATTGAAACATTACACTGCTTTATCGAAACGCACGGGCAAAGCCGATTCCAAGATTTGAATCCGGCTGAAGATAAAAACGGCAATGCCCGGATCCAGACGGTCGTAAATCGTGCGGGTTTTAGGGATGGCAACACTTTCTATATCCTGCAAGAACAGTGGAAAATGCAGGTTTTCCAGGGCTTTGACGCGAAGCGAGCAGCAAAGATACTAAATGAGAAAGGGTATCTGAAGGGCAGAGAAAAAGGGCGGCTGTTGAGTAAAGAGACGCTGCCAGACCTGGGAGCGACACGCTGCTATGTCGTCCGGCTGCCTGAAAGCGAAGAATAA
- a CDS encoding tyrosine-type recombinase/integrase, which produces MAAGRERHGTAYPGVFYYINEKNEKTYYIRYRRGGRGSKVFEEKIGSRGISPKIAAGIRESRIKGEEATNEERRNEVIQEETTLKKIYDLYMSSLPEGRGRKTDAINFNHLLKLHNRSIESLTTQDVDTVRYELEKTLKPQTVKHVLNILTRTINFGVKKGYIQQPDSRKFRVDKPRVENVKTEIMTDTQLKAYLAALDEEKDQDCAAFLRIALYTGMRRGALLGLKWSDIDLKTGIVTLQAEYAKNKKTAYIAVNADALDVLKSLPRTSEFVFPGRDGGQRENFRRMARRVKEKAGLPEDFRPLHGLRHNFASRLASSGKVDMYTLQKLLTHESPEMTQRYAHLSDEAMRRAAAVVGSVMTVEEKKGDDGA; this is translated from the coding sequence ATGGCAGCAGGAAGAGAAAGACATGGGACGGCATACCCTGGCGTATTTTACTACATAAATGAAAAAAATGAGAAGACATATTATATAAGGTATCGCCGAGGCGGGCGCGGCTCTAAAGTGTTTGAAGAGAAGATCGGCAGCCGTGGCATAAGCCCAAAAATTGCGGCGGGGATCAGAGAAAGCAGGATTAAAGGGGAAGAAGCGACAAACGAAGAGCGCAGAAATGAAGTAATACAAGAAGAAACAACGCTAAAAAAGATATACGATCTGTATATGTCTTCATTGCCGGAGGGCAGAGGACGAAAAACGGACGCAATAAACTTTAACCATCTCTTAAAATTGCATAATAGAAGCATAGAAAGTCTTACAACGCAGGATGTTGATACTGTAAGATATGAGTTAGAAAAGACGTTGAAGCCCCAAACTGTAAAACATGTATTAAATATATTGACGCGCACGATAAATTTTGGGGTTAAAAAAGGATATATACAGCAACCAGACTCAAGGAAGTTCAGGGTTGATAAGCCCAGGGTCGAAAATGTGAAAACTGAAATTATGACGGATACGCAATTAAAAGCATATCTGGCTGCGTTGGATGAAGAAAAGGATCAAGATTGTGCTGCTTTTCTCCGCATTGCGCTGTATACAGGAATGCGGCGTGGCGCACTGTTAGGTCTAAAATGGAGTGATATAGACCTGAAAACTGGGATAGTTACATTGCAAGCAGAGTATGCAAAGAATAAAAAAACTGCATACATTGCAGTTAATGCGGATGCGTTGGACGTTTTAAAGTCGTTGCCGCGTACAAGCGAGTTTGTTTTTCCTGGGCGGGATGGTGGACAGCGGGAAAATTTCAGGCGGATGGCAAGAAGGGTCAAGGAAAAAGCCGGGTTGCCGGAAGACTTCCGGCCGCTGCATGGGTTGCGCCACAATTTTGCGTCCAGGCTTGCAAGTTCCGGGAAAGTGGATATGTATACGTTGCAAAAATTGTTGACGCATGAATCTCCTGAAATGACGCAGCGTTACGCGCACCTTTCGGATGAAGCTATGCGGCGGGCGGCGGCTGTGGTGGGCAGCGTGATGACTGTAGAAGAAAAAAAAGGAGATGATGGGGCGTGA
- a CDS encoding helix-turn-helix domain-containing protein produces the protein MTSQQQLISEKEAASFLNISTKTLQSWRYRGYGPAYVKFSRKIAYAVGDLTAFIESQKITPRSN, from the coding sequence ATGACAAGTCAGCAGCAGCTTATTTCAGAAAAAGAAGCCGCATCTTTCCTTAATATTTCCACTAAAACGCTACAAAGCTGGCGTTACCGTGGCTACGGACCGGCCTACGTCAAGTTTTCGCGTAAAATCGCCTACGCAGTGGGCGATCTTACGGCGTTTATTGAATCTCAAAAAATAACGCCCAGAAGTAACTAA